A part of Curtobacterium sp. MCLR17_036 genomic DNA contains:
- a CDS encoding Gfo/Idh/MocA family oxidoreductase, whose product MSTTENLRVAVVGAGAMGSDHVRRITSTIAGADVVAIVDPDTARATAAAAEAPGAITASSFEDALDATAIDAVIVATPGFLHEPVLVPALERGLAVLCEKPLTTSAEDSLRIVELEQQHADRPRIQVGFMRRFDKGYQELRALRESGSNGALLALHHAHRNPTTPPNFSESMLIHDSVIHEIDIIPFITGEPIVAVEVKKPRKNSLAPADLPEPQFVLFTTESGTMAIVEINVNAQFGYQVTTDAVFESGVAYIGRETSLTLVSQGVSGQGVTPSFVERFGAAYDEEVQRWVDAARTGGIDGPSAWDGYTASVVAEVAVRAQQTGALEQVAYATAKPAFYETA is encoded by the coding sequence ATGAGCACCACCGAGAACCTCCGCGTCGCCGTCGTCGGAGCGGGCGCGATGGGCAGTGACCACGTGCGTCGCATCACGTCGACGATCGCAGGCGCCGACGTCGTCGCGATCGTCGACCCGGACACCGCGCGCGCCACGGCGGCAGCGGCGGAAGCGCCGGGAGCGATCACCGCGTCGTCGTTCGAGGACGCCCTCGACGCCACCGCGATCGACGCCGTCATCGTCGCGACGCCGGGCTTCCTGCACGAGCCGGTCCTGGTGCCGGCGCTCGAACGCGGCCTGGCCGTGCTGTGCGAGAAGCCGCTCACGACGTCGGCCGAGGACTCCCTGCGGATCGTCGAGCTCGAGCAGCAGCACGCCGACCGCCCGAGGATCCAGGTCGGCTTCATGCGCCGCTTCGACAAGGGGTACCAGGAGCTCCGCGCGTTGCGGGAGTCCGGCTCGAACGGTGCCCTGCTCGCGCTGCACCACGCCCACCGCAACCCGACCACGCCGCCGAACTTCAGCGAGTCGATGCTCATCCACGACTCGGTGATCCACGAGATCGACATCATCCCGTTCATCACGGGGGAGCCGATCGTCGCCGTCGAGGTGAAGAAGCCCCGGAAGAACTCCCTCGCACCGGCCGACCTGCCCGAGCCGCAGTTCGTCCTGTTCACCACGGAGTCGGGCACGATGGCGATCGTCGAGATCAACGTCAACGCCCAGTTCGGCTACCAGGTCACGACCGACGCGGTCTTCGAGTCGGGTGTCGCCTACATCGGCCGCGAGACCTCGCTCACCCTCGTGTCGCAGGGCGTGTCCGGCCAGGGTGTCACGCCGTCCTTCGTGGAGCGGTTCGGCGCCGCCTACGACGAGGAGGTCCAGCGCTGGGTCGACGCCGCCAGGACCGGTGGCATCGACGGGCCGAGCGCGTGGGACGGCTACACCGCGTCCGTCGTCGCCGAGGTGGCCGTGCGCGCGCAGCAGACCGGTGCGCTGGAGCAGGTCGCCTACGCCACCGCGAAGCCGGCGTTCTACGAGACGGCCTGA
- a CDS encoding sugar phosphate isomerase/epimerase family protein encodes MPKIALDPTPFHHDLSLLEFPQKVADLGYEHLQLTPHRDFIPFHRHPKADDDLVDAFAAACRKAGVQVASVLPVLRWSGPDRDAREAAVTKWKRVIEITKRLGVDTINTEFSGRPELPEESEDAFYRSMEELLPIIEGSGLRVLIDPHPDDFVEDGLEALRVIRGLNSKHVGFVYVACHTFHYGGNMDEIIDAAGDSLQLVHVADAYDHRRSHGLRYITNPPGNPVRVHQHLPVGQADVDFDAFWAALDRVGFTAREDTVAVSSVFAENENADEVSRFQLDTITKGLNR; translated from the coding sequence ATGCCGAAGATCGCACTCGACCCGACGCCGTTCCACCACGACCTGTCACTGCTGGAGTTCCCGCAGAAGGTCGCGGACCTCGGCTACGAGCACCTCCAGCTCACCCCGCACCGCGACTTCATCCCCTTCCACCGGCACCCGAAGGCCGACGACGACCTCGTCGACGCCTTCGCGGCCGCGTGCCGGAAGGCCGGGGTCCAGGTCGCGTCGGTCCTCCCGGTGCTCCGGTGGTCCGGGCCCGACCGTGACGCCCGTGAAGCCGCGGTGACGAAGTGGAAGCGGGTCATCGAGATCACGAAGCGCCTCGGCGTCGACACGATCAACACCGAGTTCTCCGGCCGCCCAGAGCTCCCCGAGGAGTCCGAGGACGCCTTCTACCGCTCGATGGAGGAGCTCCTGCCGATCATCGAGGGCTCCGGGCTCCGCGTGCTCATCGACCCGCACCCCGACGACTTCGTCGAGGACGGCCTCGAGGCGCTCCGGGTGATCCGCGGCCTGAACTCGAAGCACGTCGGGTTCGTCTACGTCGCCTGCCACACCTTCCACTACGGCGGCAACATGGACGAGATCATCGACGCCGCGGGCGACTCGCTGCAGTTGGTCCACGTCGCCGACGCCTACGACCACCGACGGTCGCACGGCCTCCGCTACATCACGAACCCGCCGGGCAACCCCGTGCGCGTGCACCAGCACCTGCCCGTGGGGCAGGCGGACGTCGACTTCGACGCCTTCTGGGCCGCGCTCGACCGGGTCGGCTTCACGGCGCGCGAGGACACCGTCGCGGTGTCGAGCGTCTTCGCCGAGAACGAGAACGCCGACGAGGTCTCACGCTTCCAGCTCGACACGATCACGAAGGGACTGAACCGATGA
- a CDS encoding transaldolase family protein: MTTALEAPTPTGADDRPVTLQAASQTVTALWNDSADPRELSTAIHEYGAVGATCNPVIAYTCIQQDPETWVPRIREIAAEHPTAGESWIGWKAVEELSIAAAEQLLPAFEASGGRDGRLSMQTDPRFHRDQDALVEQAVRFSQLAPNIIVKIPATKVGIAAIEEAAYRGVSINATVSFTVPQVVAVGEAIERALDRRAAEGRPEQEFGHVVTLMAGRFDDWLKTVVERDHVMVDPGILEWAGVAAVKQAYRVFQERGFRSRVLVAAFRNPLQWSEFQGGDLVVSPPFRWTKDINENAFPFRPDAIHDEVPAHVIDALRAATPEFARGYDVDGMTIDEFDRFGATVTTLRQFLDADAKLDALVRDIIVPAA, encoded by the coding sequence ATGACGACTGCCCTCGAGGCCCCGACGCCCACCGGCGCCGACGACCGACCCGTCACGCTGCAGGCCGCGTCGCAGACCGTGACCGCCCTGTGGAACGACTCCGCCGATCCGCGCGAGCTGTCCACGGCGATCCACGAGTACGGGGCGGTCGGGGCGACGTGCAACCCGGTGATCGCCTACACGTGCATCCAGCAGGACCCGGAGACGTGGGTGCCGCGCATCCGCGAGATCGCCGCCGAGCACCCGACCGCGGGGGAGTCCTGGATCGGCTGGAAGGCCGTCGAGGAGCTCTCGATCGCCGCCGCCGAGCAGTTGCTGCCCGCCTTCGAGGCCTCGGGTGGCCGCGACGGCCGACTGAGCATGCAGACCGATCCGCGGTTCCACCGCGACCAGGACGCGCTCGTCGAGCAGGCCGTGCGGTTCTCGCAGCTCGCCCCGAACATCATCGTGAAGATCCCCGCCACGAAGGTCGGCATCGCCGCGATCGAGGAGGCCGCGTACCGCGGCGTCTCGATCAACGCCACCGTGTCGTTCACCGTGCCGCAGGTCGTCGCCGTGGGCGAGGCGATCGAGCGGGCGCTCGACCGTCGCGCTGCCGAGGGCCGGCCCGAGCAGGAGTTCGGCCACGTCGTCACGCTGATGGCCGGGCGCTTCGACGACTGGTTGAAGACGGTCGTCGAACGCGACCACGTCATGGTCGACCCCGGCATCCTCGAGTGGGCCGGCGTCGCCGCGGTGAAGCAGGCGTACCGGGTCTTCCAGGAGCGCGGCTTCCGGTCGCGCGTGCTCGTGGCTGCCTTCCGCAACCCGCTGCAGTGGTCGGAGTTCCAGGGCGGCGACCTCGTCGTGTCCCCACCGTTCCGGTGGACGAAGGACATCAACGAGAACGCGTTCCCCTTCCGGCCGGACGCCATCCACGACGAGGTCCCCGCCCACGTCATCGACGCGCTGCGGGCGGCCACGCCGGAGTTCGCCCGGGGCTACGACGTCGACGGCATGACCATCGACGAGTTCGACCGCTTCGGTGCCACGGTGACCACCTTGCGGCAGTTCCTCGACGCCGACGCGAAGCTCGACGCCCTGGTCCGCGACATCATCGTGCCGGCAGCATGA
- a CDS encoding Gfo/Idh/MocA family oxidoreductase produces the protein MKADAPAAADAPAPAPAHPATIGVGLISVGWMGRLHSRAYRALPDHFPELGVQPRLVVAADPIEAARDQAVTRLGYERAVADHHEVLADPEVDVVSICAPNFLHREMAVAAAEAGKPFWIEKPMGRYASDSRQIHEAVQRAGVITSVGFNYRHAPAIQRARDLVRSGRLGRITNVRGALLADYSSDPAAPLTWRFERERAGSGVLGDLLSHGLDLAQYVVGRISSVSALAETFITDRPLPGAGIVDRSAAATGERKPVENEDYAALLFRFEDGAVGVMDSSRVMRGPHAEYTLEVYGTRGSVRWDFQRLNELEVFLDGQEVDGYATHYVAAGDGEFARFQPGAGTAMGYDDLKTVEAAQFIASVRRGEQLAPSVADGLAAASIVEAAEASLGDGAWHDVARVDGPLTYAAATPVL, from the coding sequence ATGAAAGCAGACGCACCCGCAGCGGCAGACGCACCCGCACCGGCCCCCGCACACCCTGCCACGATCGGCGTCGGCCTCATCTCGGTCGGCTGGATGGGCCGGTTGCACTCCCGTGCCTACCGCGCCCTGCCCGACCACTTCCCTGAGCTCGGCGTGCAGCCCCGGCTCGTGGTCGCCGCCGACCCGATCGAGGCGGCGCGCGACCAGGCCGTCACCCGCCTGGGCTACGAGCGCGCCGTCGCCGACCACCACGAGGTCCTCGCCGACCCCGAGGTCGACGTCGTCTCGATCTGCGCGCCGAACTTCCTGCACCGCGAGATGGCGGTCGCCGCCGCCGAGGCGGGCAAGCCCTTCTGGATCGAGAAGCCGATGGGCCGGTACGCCAGCGACTCCCGGCAGATCCACGAGGCGGTCCAGCGCGCGGGCGTCATCACGAGCGTCGGCTTCAACTACCGGCACGCCCCGGCGATCCAGCGGGCACGGGACCTCGTCCGCAGCGGGCGGTTGGGCCGCATCACGAACGTCCGCGGGGCGCTCCTGGCCGACTACTCGTCCGACCCTGCGGCGCCGCTGACCTGGCGCTTCGAGCGGGAGCGTGCCGGCTCGGGCGTCCTCGGCGACCTGCTCTCGCACGGGCTCGACCTGGCGCAGTACGTCGTCGGCCGGATCTCGTCCGTGTCGGCGCTCGCCGAGACGTTCATCACCGACCGCCCGCTCCCGGGCGCCGGCATCGTCGACCGCAGCGCCGCCGCGACGGGGGAGCGGAAGCCCGTCGAGAACGAGGACTACGCGGCCCTGCTCTTCCGCTTCGAGGACGGCGCCGTCGGCGTCATGGACTCCAGCCGGGTGATGCGGGGCCCGCACGCCGAGTACACGCTCGAGGTCTACGGCACGAGGGGCTCGGTGCGGTGGGACTTCCAGCGCCTCAACGAGCTCGAGGTCTTCCTCGACGGGCAAGAGGTCGACGGGTACGCGACGCACTACGTGGCCGCGGGGGACGGTGAGTTCGCCCGCTTCCAGCCCGGCGCCGGTACCGCCATGGGGTACGACGACCTGAAGACCGTCGAGGCCGCGCAGTTCATCGCGAGCGTCCGGCGCGGGGAGCAGCTCGCGCCGTCGGTCGCCGACGGCTTGGCGGCGGCCTCGATCGTGGAAGCGGCAGAGGCCTCGCTCGGAGACGGGGCGTGGCACGACGTCGCGCGGGTCGACGGGCCGCTCACCTACGCGGCGGCGACCCCGGTGCTCTAG